One genomic window of Hymenobacter sp. J193 includes the following:
- a CDS encoding DUF475 domain-containing protein produces the protein MNVHIQQILDNPLAALAIVGNLIIIESLLSVDNAAVLATMVGDLPKEQRQKALRYGIIGAYVFRGLCILFASFLIEFWFLKPLGGLYLLYLAYAQFKPRNHGGSDDDQGPDKQKSWVYRHTLGLFGQFWATVALIELMDLAFSIDNVFAVVAFTDNLILICLGVFIGILAMRLVAQAFVLLMAKYPFLETSAFLVIGILGLKLMLSLVEHYQPDSAFSRFLGGHVADAGLTVLTVAIFLIPLLTSYFFNVPKHRRFSR, from the coding sequence ATGAACGTACACATCCAACAAATTCTGGACAACCCGCTGGCGGCGCTGGCCATTGTGGGCAACCTCATCATCATCGAAAGCCTGCTGAGCGTGGACAACGCGGCGGTGCTGGCCACCATGGTGGGCGACCTGCCCAAGGAGCAGCGCCAGAAAGCTTTGCGCTACGGCATTATCGGGGCCTACGTGTTCCGGGGGCTGTGCATTCTGTTTGCCTCGTTTCTGATTGAGTTCTGGTTTCTGAAGCCCCTCGGCGGCCTTTACCTGCTGTACCTGGCCTACGCCCAGTTCAAACCCAGAAACCACGGCGGCTCCGACGATGACCAGGGCCCCGACAAGCAGAAAAGCTGGGTGTACCGCCATACGCTGGGCTTGTTCGGGCAGTTCTGGGCCACGGTGGCCCTGATTGAGCTGATGGACCTGGCCTTTTCCATCGACAACGTGTTTGCCGTGGTGGCCTTCACCGACAACCTGATTCTCATCTGCCTGGGCGTGTTCATCGGGATTCTGGCCATGCGGCTGGTGGCCCAGGCCTTTGTGCTGCTCATGGCCAAGTACCCGTTTCTCGAAACCTCGGCGTTTCTGGTCATCGGCATTCTGGGGCTGAAGCTGATGCTCTCGTTGGTGGAGCATTACCAGCCCGATTCAGCCTTCAGCCGCTTCCTGGGTGGCCACGTCGCCGACGCGGGCCTGACCGTACTGACGGTGGCCATCTTCCTGATTCCGCTGCTCACCTCCTACTTTTTCAACGTACCCAAGCACCGCCGGTTTTCGCGGTAA
- the kbl gene encoding glycine C-acetyltransferase: MYTTLQPDLQQQLQEIKDAGLYKQERIITSPQGAEIETQEAGEVLNFCANNYLGLSSHPEVIKAAKQAIDTHGYGMSSVRFICGTQDIHKELEKKLAEFLGTEDTILYAAAFDANGGVFEPLFNEQDAIISDALNHASIIDGVRLCKAQRYRYAHNDMQDLEVQLQDAQAKGTRHRIIVTDGSFSMDGTIAQLDKICDLADKYQALVMIDECHSMGFLGKTGRGTHEYHNAMGRVDIITGTLGKALGGAMGGFTSGRKEIIDMLRQRSRPYLFSNTLAPAIVGASLRVLELLTESTQLRDQLEENTKYFRAEMTKAGFDIKPGEHPIVPVMLYDAKLAQEFAAKMLEKGIYVVGFYFPVVPKGQARIRVQLSAAHTRAHLEKAVAAFIEVGRELGTLKDRSAQQPEGGQVVTNTP, encoded by the coding sequence ATGTACACCACCCTCCAGCCCGACCTCCAGCAGCAGCTCCAGGAAATCAAAGATGCCGGCCTCTACAAGCAGGAGCGCATCATTACCTCGCCCCAGGGCGCCGAAATCGAAACCCAGGAAGCCGGGGAAGTGCTGAACTTCTGCGCCAACAACTACCTGGGGCTGAGTTCCCACCCCGAGGTGATAAAAGCCGCCAAGCAGGCCATTGACACCCACGGCTACGGCATGTCGTCGGTGCGCTTTATCTGCGGCACCCAGGACATTCACAAAGAGCTGGAAAAGAAGCTGGCCGAGTTCCTGGGCACCGAAGACACCATTCTCTACGCCGCCGCCTTCGACGCCAATGGGGGCGTGTTCGAGCCCCTTTTCAACGAGCAGGACGCTATTATCAGTGACGCGCTGAACCACGCCTCCATCATCGACGGGGTGCGCCTGTGCAAGGCCCAGCGCTACCGCTACGCCCACAACGACATGCAGGACCTGGAAGTCCAGCTCCAAGATGCCCAAGCCAAAGGCACCCGCCACCGCATCATCGTCACCGACGGCTCGTTTTCCATGGATGGCACCATCGCCCAACTCGACAAAATCTGCGACCTGGCCGACAAGTACCAGGCCCTGGTAATGATTGACGAGTGCCACTCGATGGGTTTCCTGGGCAAAACCGGCCGCGGCACCCACGAGTACCACAACGCCATGGGCCGCGTCGACATCATCACCGGCACGCTGGGCAAGGCCCTGGGCGGGGCTATGGGCGGCTTCACAAGCGGCCGCAAGGAAATCATCGACATGCTGCGCCAGCGCAGCCGCCCTTACCTGTTCAGCAACACCCTCGCGCCCGCCATTGTAGGCGCCAGCCTGCGCGTGCTGGAACTGCTTACCGAAAGCACCCAGCTTCGCGACCAGCTCGAAGAAAACACCAAGTACTTCCGCGCGGAAATGACCAAAGCCGGCTTCGACATCAAGCCCGGTGAGCACCCTATCGTGCCCGTCATGCTCTACGACGCCAAGCTGGCCCAGGAGTTTGCGGCCAAAATGCTCGAAAAAGGCATTTACGTGGTGGGCTTCTACTTCCCGGTAGTACCGAAGGGCCAAGCCCGCATCCGGGTGCAGCTTTCCGCCGCCCACACCCGCGCCCACCTAGAAAAAGCTGTTGCCGCATTTATCGAGGTAGGCCGGGAGCTGGGTACCCTAAAAGACCGTAGCGCCCAGCAGCCGGAAGGCGGCCAGGTAGTAACGAACACGCCCTAG
- the cdaA gene encoding diadenylate cyclase CdaA: MIGSFTLGFLRIGWLDVVDVLLVTVLFYQLYKLLTGSVALKVFLGLMSIYLLYLVVRAAGMELLTSILGQFMSVGVLASIILFQQEIRRFLLNIGKATTFERMRMFAWRRDTTAEKMNITPFVEAAKSLAGKNTGALIAFTQGSDLQFFADSGDLIDAAISKRLLMSIFNKTSPLHDGAVIITRNRLQAARCILPVSENPDVPASMGLRHRAAIGLSEVTDAVVLVVSEETGQISLVRGGEVFRNLAPADLRARLNEFLFDGAPRPAAPASPAAEVAA, translated from the coding sequence ATGATTGGCTCGTTTACCCTCGGCTTCCTGCGCATCGGCTGGCTGGACGTGGTAGACGTGCTGCTGGTGACGGTGCTCTTCTACCAGCTCTACAAGCTGCTCACGGGCAGCGTGGCCCTCAAGGTTTTTCTGGGGCTGATGTCCATCTACCTGCTGTACCTAGTGGTGCGGGCGGCGGGCATGGAGCTGCTTACTTCCATTCTAGGGCAGTTTATGAGCGTGGGCGTGCTGGCCAGCATTATCCTGTTTCAGCAGGAAATCCGGCGGTTTCTGCTCAATATCGGCAAGGCTACCACCTTTGAGCGGATGCGCATGTTTGCTTGGCGCCGCGACACCACGGCCGAGAAAATGAACATCACGCCTTTTGTGGAGGCCGCCAAAAGCCTGGCGGGCAAAAACACCGGCGCCCTCATTGCCTTCACCCAGGGCTCCGACCTGCAGTTCTTTGCCGACTCCGGCGACCTGATTGACGCCGCCATCAGCAAGCGGCTGCTGATGAGCATTTTCAATAAGACTTCGCCCCTGCACGACGGGGCCGTTATCATCACCCGCAACCGGCTACAGGCGGCCCGCTGCATTCTGCCCGTAAGCGAAAACCCCGATGTTCCGGCCTCTATGGGTCTGCGCCACCGCGCCGCCATCGGGCTGAGCGAGGTGACGGACGCCGTGGTGCTGGTGGTGAGCGAGGAAACCGGCCAGATTTCCTTGGTACGCGGCGGGGAAGTGTTCCGCAACCTGGCCCCCGCCGACCTGCGCGCCCGCCTCAACGAGTTCCTGTTCGATGGTGCCCCCCGCCCCGCCGCTCCCGCTTCCCCGGCTGCGGAGGTTGCCGCGTAG
- the folP gene encoding dihydropteroate synthase, translated as MTLTAAQDTCFSARQTLRCPRGRVLDLRRPQVMGILNLTPDSFYQGSRLQATDELLRRAETMLQAGATILDLGGYSTRPGAPEVPEDEEKRRVLPALQAVRAAFPEAFLSVDTFRAGVATEAVALGADILNDISAGTLDEELLATAGRLGVPYVLMHLRGTPQTMTQHTHYAHDLVLEIVRFFRGRLAALRAAGVVDVLLDPGFGFAKTPQQGYELLRRLPELQLLGLPLLVGVSRKSMVYKPLGLTPDAALTGTIAVHTMALLNGARVLRVHDVAEAVQTIQLVRNSYPVPVSP; from the coding sequence ATGACCCTCACAGCTGCGCAAGATACGTGCTTTTCGGCCAGGCAAACCCTGCGTTGCCCCCGCGGCCGCGTGCTCGATTTGCGCCGCCCCCAGGTGATGGGCATCCTCAACCTCACCCCCGACTCCTTCTACCAGGGTAGCCGCTTACAAGCCACCGACGAGCTGCTGCGCCGGGCCGAAACCATGCTGCAGGCCGGAGCCACCATTCTCGACCTGGGCGGCTACAGCACCCGCCCCGGTGCTCCCGAGGTACCCGAAGACGAGGAAAAGCGCCGCGTGCTGCCCGCCCTTCAGGCCGTGCGTGCGGCCTTTCCCGAGGCGTTTCTGTCTGTAGACACCTTCCGGGCCGGGGTAGCCACCGAGGCCGTAGCGCTGGGCGCCGACATTCTCAACGACATCAGCGCGGGCACCCTGGACGAGGAGCTGCTGGCGACGGCCGGCCGGCTGGGCGTGCCCTACGTGCTGATGCACCTGCGCGGCACCCCCCAAACCATGACCCAGCACACGCACTACGCCCACGACTTGGTGCTGGAGATAGTGCGCTTTTTCCGGGGCCGGCTGGCGGCGCTGCGGGCTGCCGGCGTAGTGGACGTGCTGCTGGACCCTGGCTTCGGCTTTGCCAAAACCCCGCAGCAAGGCTACGAGCTGCTGCGGCGCCTGCCCGAGCTACAGCTGCTGGGCCTTCCGCTGCTGGTGGGCGTCTCGCGCAAATCGATGGTGTACAAGCCCCTCGGCCTTACCCCCGATGCAGCCCTCACCGGTACTATTGCCGTCCATACCATGGCCCTGCTCAACGGCGCCCGGGTGCTACGCGTACACGACGTAGCCGAAGCCGTGCAGACCATACAGCTCGTGCGCAACTCCTACCCTGTTCCCGTTTCCCCATGA
- a CDS encoding DUF1599 domain-containing protein: MHNQTQHEYDQVISQCRALFLAKTHDYGTAWRILRLPSVTDQLYIKAQRIRSIQEKGTQLVDEGIEGEFVAIVNYCLIALMQLRLPADAPLELDPNDVTAAYDHEVDLTRQLLFAKNHDYGEAWRQMRIESITDIILMKLHRTKQIEDLQGRTRVSEGVEANYRDMLNYAVFCLIKMGLGGLGS, translated from the coding sequence TTGCACAACCAAACCCAGCACGAGTACGACCAGGTAATCAGCCAGTGCCGCGCGCTGTTTCTGGCCAAGACGCACGACTACGGCACGGCCTGGCGTATTCTGCGCCTGCCTTCCGTCACCGACCAGCTCTACATCAAGGCCCAGCGCATCCGCTCCATCCAGGAAAAAGGCACCCAGCTGGTCGACGAAGGCATCGAAGGCGAGTTCGTGGCCATTGTGAACTACTGCCTGATTGCGCTGATGCAGCTGCGCCTGCCCGCCGACGCGCCCCTGGAGCTGGACCCTAACGACGTGACGGCCGCCTACGACCACGAGGTAGACCTCACACGCCAGCTGCTGTTTGCCAAAAACCACGACTACGGCGAGGCCTGGCGCCAGATGCGCATCGAAAGCATTACCGACATCATCCTGATGAAGCTGCACCGCACCAAGCAGATTGAAGATTTGCAGGGCCGCACGCGTGTGTCGGAAGGGGTGGAGGCCAATTACCGCGACATGCTCAACTACGCCGTATTCTGTTTGATAAAAATGGGTCTTGGGGGCTTGGGGTCTTAG
- a CDS encoding BT_3928 family protein — translation MRQLTRICWLLLGVLFIFSGLIKLNDPVGTAIKLEEYFEVFAVDFGQFFLAFKPHARLISLVLSSLEVILGVALLLRWHLRKTLWTLLVLLVFFTFLTFYSAAFNKVTDCGCFGDFIKLTPWQSFSKDVLLLVLWAVVFFNQKHLRRVFAKGTLGVVYITVTASVAIGIGVYALGHLPYFDFLPYKVGNDIGKLMKPSAPLRYKYIMERGGQSQEFTEYPTDTTWKFKQMVTLNPEAAPKITDFRVWNDEGDFTPQILKGNKLLLIVQNTDKADRDRFVVINQLVQSVDSSRKKTEFLVVTSSSPAEFDAFRHEVNLAAPFYYADATVLKTMIRSNPGFILLKDGVVKGKFHYHDIPSRAKVEELL, via the coding sequence ATGAGACAACTCACGCGCATTTGCTGGCTGCTGCTGGGGGTGCTGTTTATTTTTTCGGGGCTGATCAAGCTCAACGACCCCGTGGGCACGGCCATCAAGCTGGAAGAGTACTTCGAGGTATTTGCGGTGGATTTCGGGCAGTTCTTCCTGGCCTTCAAGCCGCATGCCCGCTTGATTTCGCTCGTGCTTAGCTCCCTGGAAGTTATTCTGGGGGTGGCTTTGTTGCTGCGCTGGCACCTGCGCAAAACCCTCTGGACGCTGCTGGTGCTGCTGGTGTTCTTCACTTTCCTGACGTTCTACTCGGCCGCGTTCAACAAGGTAACCGACTGCGGCTGCTTTGGCGACTTCATCAAGCTCACGCCCTGGCAGTCGTTCAGCAAGGATGTGCTGCTGCTGGTGCTGTGGGCCGTGGTGTTCTTCAACCAGAAGCACCTGCGGCGCGTGTTTGCCAAGGGCACGCTGGGCGTAGTCTATATCACCGTGACGGCGTCGGTAGCCATTGGTATTGGCGTGTACGCGCTGGGCCACCTGCCATACTTTGATTTCCTGCCCTATAAAGTCGGCAACGACATCGGCAAGCTCATGAAGCCCTCGGCGCCGCTGCGCTACAAGTACATCATGGAGCGCGGGGGCCAGAGCCAGGAGTTTACCGAGTACCCCACCGATACCACCTGGAAGTTCAAGCAGATGGTGACGCTGAACCCGGAGGCCGCGCCCAAAATCACGGATTTCCGGGTGTGGAACGACGAGGGCGACTTCACTCCGCAGATTCTGAAGGGCAACAAGCTGCTGCTCATTGTGCAGAACACCGATAAAGCCGACCGGGACCGGTTCGTCGTCATCAACCAGCTGGTGCAGTCGGTAGACTCCTCGCGCAAGAAAACCGAATTTCTGGTGGTCACCAGCAGCAGCCCGGCTGAGTTCGATGCCTTCCGCCACGAGGTAAACCTGGCCGCCCCGTTCTACTACGCCGACGCGACCGTGCTCAAAACCATGATTCGCTCCAACCCGGGCTTTATCCTGCTCAAGGACGGCGTGGTGAAAGGCAAGTTCCACTACCACGACATCCCCAGCCGCGCCAAAGTAGAGGAGTTGTTGTAA